One Cystobacter fuscus DSM 2262 genomic window carries:
- the rsmA gene encoding 16S rRNA (adenine(1518)-N(6)/adenine(1519)-N(6))-dimethyltransferase RsmA has translation MQTPREILQRHGLRAKHSWGQNFLGDPDVLEAIADALELREGEPVVELGPGLGHLTRFLAATRAAVTVVEKDRDMIAVLEKEAIPGVRVVDGNAATVDFAEVAGAPEVKVAGNLPYHLTSSILFQVLEQREHVTRAVFTLQKEVVDRLSAEPGGREYGLLTAILGLYFSAENLFDIEAERFHPPPKVDSAVLRLIRRPEPLAPVVDGARFIRVVKAGFAQRRKTLINSLKSDKSLGTHEQLLAALATAGIDSTRRAETLSSVEFAALERALGPVEEERGA, from the coding sequence GTGCAGACACCTCGTGAAATCCTCCAGCGCCATGGCCTGAGGGCCAAGCACAGCTGGGGGCAGAACTTCCTGGGAGATCCGGACGTGCTGGAGGCCATCGCCGACGCGCTGGAGTTGCGCGAGGGCGAGCCCGTGGTGGAGCTGGGTCCGGGCCTGGGCCACCTCACGCGCTTCCTGGCCGCCACGCGCGCGGCCGTGACGGTGGTGGAGAAGGACCGCGACATGATCGCGGTGCTGGAGAAGGAGGCCATCCCCGGGGTGCGCGTGGTGGATGGCAACGCGGCCACGGTGGACTTCGCCGAGGTGGCGGGTGCTCCCGAGGTGAAGGTCGCGGGCAATCTGCCCTACCACCTGACGAGCTCCATCCTCTTCCAGGTGCTCGAGCAGCGCGAGCACGTGACGCGCGCCGTCTTCACCCTGCAGAAGGAAGTGGTGGACCGGCTGTCGGCGGAGCCGGGCGGGCGGGAGTACGGGCTGCTCACCGCCATCCTCGGCCTCTACTTCAGCGCGGAGAACCTCTTCGACATCGAGGCCGAGCGCTTCCATCCGCCGCCCAAGGTGGACTCGGCGGTGCTGCGGCTCATCCGCCGCCCCGAGCCCCTGGCGCCGGTGGTGGATGGCGCGCGCTTCATCCGCGTGGTGAAGGCGGGCTTCGCCCAGCGCCGCAAGACGCTCATCAACTCGCTCAAGTCCGACAAGTCGCTGGGCACGCACGAGCAGCTCCTCGCGGCCCTGGCGACGGCGGGCATCGATTCCACGCGGCGCGCGGAGACGCTCTCGTCCGTGGAGTTCGCCGCCCTCGAGCGCGCGCTGGGGCCCGTGGAGGAGGAGC
- the tsaD gene encoding tRNA (adenosine(37)-N6)-threonylcarbamoyltransferase complex transferase subunit TsaD: MLVLGLETSCDETAAALVEDGRRVLSDVVSTQVDIHRRWGGVVPELASRNHVMQVMPVLHEALTRAGKTLDDVDLIAVTSGPGLIGALLVGVQVAKSLSLATGKPFVGANHLEGHLLAIRLLEDAPEPPFLGLVVSGGHTSLYEVRDYGHYRLVGSTRDDAAGEAYDKTARILGLPYPGGLPIDQLAQKGNPEAIRFPRALPGAENFDWSFSGLKTAVLHHVKKHGLPEGQALADLCASFQEAVADALSRKFVAAARRLGLQRLVVCGGVAANSRLRSLCLERAQERNLKLFLPPVRLCTDNGAMIAVAGYEAWRRGLRGDFSLSADPAWRM; this comes from the coding sequence TTGCTCGTACTCGGACTCGAAACCTCCTGTGATGAAACCGCCGCCGCCCTCGTCGAGGACGGCCGGCGGGTGCTCTCCGACGTCGTCTCCACCCAGGTGGACATCCACCGGCGCTGGGGTGGGGTGGTGCCGGAGCTCGCCAGCCGCAACCACGTGATGCAGGTCATGCCCGTGCTGCACGAGGCGCTGACGCGCGCGGGCAAGACGCTCGACGACGTGGACCTCATCGCCGTCACCTCGGGCCCGGGCCTCATCGGCGCCCTCCTGGTGGGCGTGCAGGTGGCCAAGTCGCTGAGCCTCGCCACCGGCAAGCCCTTCGTGGGCGCCAACCACCTCGAGGGTCACCTGCTCGCCATCCGGCTGCTGGAGGACGCCCCGGAGCCGCCCTTCCTCGGGCTCGTGGTGTCCGGAGGGCACACCAGCCTCTACGAGGTGCGCGACTATGGCCACTACCGGCTGGTGGGCAGCACCCGCGACGACGCCGCGGGCGAGGCCTATGACAAGACGGCGCGCATCCTCGGCCTGCCCTATCCAGGGGGCCTGCCCATCGATCAGCTCGCCCAGAAGGGCAACCCGGAGGCCATCCGGTTTCCCCGCGCGCTGCCCGGCGCGGAGAACTTCGACTGGTCCTTCTCCGGGTTGAAGACGGCGGTGCTGCACCACGTGAAGAAGCACGGCCTGCCCGAGGGCCAGGCCCTGGCGGACCTGTGTGCTTCCTTCCAGGAGGCGGTGGCGGACGCGTTGAGCCGGAAGTTCGTCGCCGCGGCGCGTCGGCTCGGGCTCCAGCGCCTGGTGGTGTGTGGCGGTGTGGCGGCCAACTCGCGCCTGCGCTCGCTCTGCCTGGAGCGCGCCCAGGAGCGCAACTTGAAGCTCTTTCTTCCCCCGGTGCGGTTGTGCACGGACAATGGGGCGATGATCGCCGTGGCGGGCTACGAGGCCTGGAGGCGGGGACTGAGGGGTGACTTCAGTCTGTCCGCGGATCCCGCCTGGCGCATGTGA
- a CDS encoding response regulator: MAKQHLLLVDSDPKSLRVMEVSLKKAGFSVTTAVHGKDALEKVQISTPDLVLSDTKMPEMDGLELCRTLKSEERYKHIPFVFLTNQKAVEAKVKGLEMGADDYLTKPIYIKEIVTRVTMILQKADKERIERRETTKGGFAGNLVDMGVVDLVQTFEIGRKTGTISIKGDRVATIYFKEGRVIDAEMGRLKGENAFYRLLNATEGEFEVQFSALDRSERIEVSTQGLLMEGMRRLDEWGRMLEQLPPLETVFEIDYHQLADRLSEIPDEVNGLLRLFDGKRTLSRVVEDSDFDDLAALGIISKLYFEGLIRELGSVSQEPVQSGKPGIEEWLHNAPAPSAPVEPAPAPAPVPEAPALMVEAPVTAAPVVPPAPEVRASTAPRTEAEAPPRLANVVVFESRRRSPTAPEADFIAPPRTAEGSSFLVDPAPAHRAKEQAQRSLLLDWNRVDEDGLGSTGKWGPGWSPAPRASAPAPSAGSTAASAASMSFGELSSPMSRAPIFGGAAVEPNPLPVVPPPEPAGPAEEVTLVSSAVIEPAAPPVSEPLVPSEAPMPVLEAQPEPMPEPMPMPVLEPEPLPVLEPEPLPTLEAQLESLPAPVVVARPEPMPEPRPEPKQEARPEPRPEPKQEARPEPRPRPVPSERKPEAPVAPKRTGLFIGVGVAAIALAAAVVVMTQSGGASTPPPAPVPSTVPASTATAPKTPPPPEPKRPEPKQPEAQAPAQPETPPTQAAAADGTPPVEDTKAPVPGKAATDPEAEYAELTRQARKSLASERYQAAARSYRQMLELKPDSNEARAGLGIALVRGETGKYREAIELLEVVTKEQPRNASAWLFLGVAREQSRQNKKAIEAYKRYLTLEPSGKYAPDARASLKVLGQ; the protein is encoded by the coding sequence GTGGCCAAGCAGCACCTGCTCCTGGTCGATAGTGACCCGAAGAGTCTCCGTGTCATGGAGGTCAGCCTGAAGAAGGCCGGCTTCTCCGTCACGACCGCTGTTCACGGCAAGGACGCGCTCGAGAAGGTGCAGATCAGCACGCCAGACCTGGTGCTGTCCGACACGAAGATGCCCGAGATGGACGGTCTGGAGCTGTGCCGGACGCTCAAATCCGAGGAGCGCTACAAGCACATTCCCTTCGTCTTCCTCACCAACCAGAAGGCGGTCGAGGCCAAGGTGAAGGGCCTGGAGATGGGGGCGGACGACTATCTGACCAAGCCCATCTACATCAAGGAGATCGTCACCCGCGTGACGATGATCCTCCAGAAGGCGGACAAGGAGCGCATCGAGCGGCGCGAGACCACCAAGGGTGGGTTCGCGGGCAACCTGGTCGACATGGGCGTCGTGGACCTGGTGCAGACGTTCGAGATCGGCCGCAAGACGGGCACCATCTCCATCAAGGGTGATCGCGTCGCCACCATCTACTTCAAGGAAGGCCGCGTCATCGACGCGGAGATGGGCCGGCTCAAGGGCGAGAACGCCTTCTACCGGCTGCTCAACGCCACCGAGGGCGAGTTCGAGGTGCAGTTCTCCGCGTTGGATCGCTCCGAGCGCATCGAGGTCTCCACCCAGGGCCTGCTCATGGAGGGCATGCGCCGGCTGGACGAGTGGGGCCGCATGCTCGAGCAGCTGCCGCCCCTGGAGACGGTGTTCGAGATCGACTACCACCAGCTGGCCGACCGGCTCTCGGAGATCCCGGACGAGGTCAACGGGCTTTTGCGCCTCTTCGATGGCAAGCGCACCCTGAGCCGCGTGGTGGAGGACTCGGACTTCGACGACCTGGCGGCGCTGGGCATCATCAGCAAGCTGTACTTCGAGGGCCTCATCCGCGAGCTGGGCAGTGTCTCGCAGGAGCCCGTGCAGAGCGGCAAGCCGGGCATCGAGGAGTGGCTGCACAACGCGCCCGCGCCCAGCGCTCCCGTCGAGCCGGCGCCGGCTCCGGCTCCCGTGCCCGAGGCCCCCGCGCTCATGGTGGAGGCGCCCGTCACCGCGGCCCCCGTGGTCCCGCCGGCCCCCGAGGTGCGTGCCTCGACCGCGCCGCGCACCGAGGCGGAGGCTCCCCCGCGGCTCGCCAACGTGGTCGTCTTCGAGTCCCGGCGTCGCTCGCCCACCGCTCCCGAGGCGGACTTCATCGCGCCCCCGCGCACCGCCGAGGGCTCCTCGTTCCTCGTGGATCCCGCCCCCGCGCACCGCGCCAAGGAGCAGGCGCAGCGCAGCCTGCTGCTCGATTGGAACCGGGTGGATGAGGATGGCCTCGGCTCCACGGGGAAATGGGGTCCGGGCTGGTCCCCGGCTCCGCGCGCTTCCGCTCCCGCTCCCTCCGCCGGGTCCACGGCCGCGTCCGCGGCTTCCATGTCGTTCGGCGAGCTGTCTTCGCCCATGTCCCGGGCTCCCATCTTCGGAGGGGCCGCGGTGGAGCCCAATCCGCTGCCCGTGGTGCCTCCTCCCGAGCCCGCGGGTCCGGCGGAGGAAGTCACCCTGGTGTCGAGCGCGGTGATCGAGCCGGCCGCGCCGCCGGTGTCCGAGCCGCTGGTGCCTTCCGAGGCGCCCATGCCCGTGCTGGAGGCCCAGCCGGAGCCCATGCCCGAGCCGATGCCGATGCCCGTGCTGGAGCCGGAGCCCCTGCCCGTGCTGGAGCCGGAGCCCCTGCCCACACTGGAGGCTCAGTTGGAGTCCCTGCCCGCGCCCGTGGTGGTGGCCCGGCCGGAGCCGATGCCCGAGCCCAGGCCCGAGCCGAAGCAGGAAGCCCGGCCGGAGCCCAGGCCCGAGCCGAAGCAGGAGGCCCGGCCGGAGCCCAGGCCCCGTCCGGTACCGTCGGAGCGCAAGCCGGAGGCGCCCGTCGCGCCAAAGCGGACGGGCCTCTTCATCGGCGTGGGGGTCGCGGCGATCGCCCTGGCCGCCGCGGTGGTGGTGATGACCCAATCGGGTGGCGCGAGCACGCCTCCGCCCGCGCCGGTGCCGAGCACCGTGCCCGCCTCCACGGCGACCGCTCCCAAGACGCCTCCTCCGCCCGAGCCCAAGCGGCCCGAGCCCAAGCAGCCGGAGGCCCAGGCCCCCGCCCAGCCGGAGACGCCCCCCACCCAGGCCGCCGCGGCGGACGGCACGCCTCCGGTGGAGGACACCAAGGCGCCGGTTCCGGGGAAGGCCGCGACGGATCCCGAGGCCGAGTACGCCGAGCTGACGCGCCAGGCGCGCAAGTCCCTGGCCAGCGAGCGCTACCAGGCCGCGGCCCGGAGCTACCGTCAGATGCTCGAGCTCAAGCCGGACTCCAACGAGGCCCGGGCGGGACTGGGCATCGCGCTCGTGCGCGGCGAGACGGGCAAGTACCGCGAGGCCATCGAGTTGCTGGAGGTCGTGACGAAGGAGCAGCCCCGCAACGCCAGCGCCTGGCTGTTCCTCGGCGTGGCTCGCGAGCAATCCCGGCAGAACAAGAAGGCAATCGAGGCCTACAAGCGCTATCTCACCCTGGAACCCTCCGGGAAGTACGCTCCGGACGCGCGGGCCTCCCTCAAGGTGCTCGGCCAGTAG
- a CDS encoding J domain-containing protein: MSASQVVETLYSAHKSRATGRLTLSAGGRQSLLFLQGGDLVGTRLGFGFQTPVQALVQAGRIHAGLLDALWARESAGSPDEDLLEELGLEPGKVAEQQVLAEVRRLSQLAEHAAFEEDGIEPMFRPIAGARVVRAALEPVEGEPSAPRMFRCADAAACAPWVSGEDEMAFLSSLVDFTRLEGLTLGSRTLLHVLEREGLVESLSVEDWMARENARREEEARLAEEVRLAEEARQAEAARLAEEARQAEEARLAEEARLAEEARLAEAARRAEEARLAEAARLAEEARLAEAARLAEEARLAEEARRAEAARLAEEARQAEAARLAEAARLAEAARRAEEARLAEEARLAEEARLAEEARLEEAERLAEEARQAEEARLAEAARLAEAARLAEEARLAEAVRFAEEARQAEAARLAEEVRLAEAARLAEEARLAEEARLVEEAQFAEAARLAEEARQAEAVRLAEEARLAEEARLAEEVQLAEEARLAEEARFAEAVRLAEEARLAEEARLAEEARQAEAARLAEEARLAEEARLAEEARQAEAARLAEEARLAEEARQAEAARLAEEARLAEEARLAEEAHLAEAARQAEAARLAEEARLAEEARFAEAVRLAEEARLAEEARLAEEARLAEEARQAEAARLAEEARLAEEARFADAVRLAEEARQAEAARLAEEARLAEETRQAEAARQAEESWRRAEEWARLAETARVAEARAPVEVSQLSDVAQLAELAQLADGEFFFTAAPATPEVPESSPGPQLEVSLADIAPSSEGWFNAFPDAAVPPPEENIAVDFALPVAAELPGHEDTEGLRLAREQADAARMQDMQEALRRTGSTPPEDWLIEEPVPTPEERVAAFVPTTAETVTEPVPPSPTLAAPVPEESWDMLTATDWSEPLVSPLPLAVAPRPVAPRGDVPPGMRPPSAGARPFTAPVPPGMRSPSAGAPSPAPRPPAPESSVPPNLSTRGLPPTAPPPAPQGSQAPRPMLEDPQWGGMRFGKSQPGEAPGDISASFEAALQQVDGQLESFVQVEVPAVAVVAAPPPAEPVSQPVVASPAAVPLIDEADSLAEWVDLPFENEADTGARPVSPPVSAPPAPTPASPVPTSAPSVPAPAAAASAQGNDEEQQLAQLIEKRYADVQSKQDYFSLLGLAIGPDVKREQVKSAFVALAKRFHPDRLPPSLSALAPRMTIVYESIREAYDVLYDDAKRATYLQELRSKGSFQPPPQRASGEDPNELFKAGEIFFRKRDFVAAADHFDRAFQAEPRAVYLAARGWAIYMDPQRKTEVTRAKQMMAEALKMDPRCDRAHYQLGVIARVEGDMERAERHFREAIRASPKHLEANQELRLIEMRKKNPPPPKKGGLFR; the protein is encoded by the coding sequence ATGTCCGCTTCGCAGGTCGTTGAAACCCTCTACTCCGCCCACAAGTCCCGCGCCACCGGCCGCCTCACGCTGAGCGCTGGCGGCCGGCAGTCGCTGCTGTTCCTCCAGGGAGGTGACCTGGTGGGGACCCGGCTCGGCTTCGGCTTCCAGACCCCGGTGCAGGCGCTGGTGCAGGCCGGCCGCATCCACGCCGGACTGTTGGATGCGCTCTGGGCCCGGGAGAGCGCGGGGTCTCCGGACGAGGATCTGCTGGAGGAGTTGGGGCTGGAGCCGGGCAAGGTGGCCGAGCAGCAGGTGCTCGCCGAGGTGCGGCGCCTGAGTCAGCTCGCCGAGCATGCCGCCTTCGAGGAGGACGGGATCGAGCCGATGTTCCGCCCCATCGCGGGCGCGCGCGTCGTGCGTGCCGCGCTGGAGCCCGTCGAGGGCGAGCCCTCCGCGCCACGCATGTTCCGCTGCGCGGATGCGGCGGCCTGCGCTCCCTGGGTATCGGGCGAGGACGAGATGGCGTTTCTCTCGTCGCTGGTGGACTTCACGCGGCTGGAGGGGCTGACGCTCGGCTCACGGACGCTGCTTCATGTGCTGGAGCGCGAGGGCCTCGTCGAGTCCTTGTCCGTCGAGGACTGGATGGCGCGCGAGAACGCGCGTCGGGAGGAAGAGGCGCGGCTGGCCGAAGAGGTACGGCTGGCGGAAGAGGCACGGCAGGCGGAAGCCGCGAGACTGGCGGAAGAGGCGCGGCAGGCGGAAGAGGCGCGACTGGCCGAAGAGGCGCGACTCGCGGAAGAGGCTCGGCTGGCTGAAGCGGCGCGGCGGGCGGAAGAGGCACGGCTGGCCGAAGCCGCGCGACTGGCGGAAGAGGCACGGCTGGCCGAAGCCGCGCGACTCGCGGAAGAGGCTCGGCTGGCTGAAGAGGCGCGGCGGGCGGAAGCCGCGCGACTGGCTGAAGAGGCGCGGCAGGCGGAAGCCGCGCGACTGGCTGAAGCGGCGCGGTTGGCTGAAGCGGCGCGGCGGGCAGAAGAGGCACGGCTAGCGGAAGAGGCGCGACTGGCCGAAGAGGCGCGACTGGCCGAAGAGGCTCGGCTGGAGGAAGCCGAGCGACTGGCTGAGGAGGCGCGGCAGGCCGAAGAGGCGCGACTGGCTGAAGCCGCGCGACTCGCGGAAGCCGCGCGACTGGCCGAAGAGGCACGGCTGGCCGAAGCCGTGCGATTCGCGGAAGAGGCGCGGCAGGCGGAAGCCGCGCGACTGGCTGAAGAGGTACGGCTGGCCGAAGCCGCGCGACTCGCCGAAGAGGCCCGGTTGGCTGAAGAGGCGCGACTGGTCGAAGAGGCCCAGTTTGCCGAAGCCGCGCGACTGGCCGAAGAGGCACGGCAGGCGGAAGCCGTGCGACTGGCCGAAGAAGCCCGGCTGGCCGAAGAGGCTCGACTGGCTGAAGAGGTCCAGTTGGCTGAAGAGGCCCGACTGGCTGAAGAGGCCCGGTTTGCCGAAGCCGTGCGACTGGCCGAAGAGGCACGGTTGGCTGAAGAGGCCCGGCTAGCGGAAGAGGCACGGCAGGCGGAAGCCGCGCGACTCGCGGAAGAGGCTCGGCTGGCCGAAGAAGCCCGGTTGGCTGAAGAGGCTCGGCAGGCGGAAGCCGCGCGACTCGCGGAAGAGGCCCGGTTGGCCGAAGAGGCTCGGCAGGCGGAAGCCGCGCGACTCGCGGAAGAGGCCCGGTTGGCCGAAGAGGCGCGGCTGGCCGAAGAGGCTCATTTGGCCGAAGCGGCGCGACAGGCGGAAGCCGCGCGACTCGCGGAAGAGGCCCGGCTGGCCGAAGAGGCCCGGTTTGCTGAAGCCGTGCGACTGGCCGAAGAGGCCCGGTTGGCCGAAGAGGCGCGGCTGGCCGAAGAGGCTCGTTTGGCCGAAGAGGCTCGGCAGGCGGAAGCCGCGCGACTCGCGGAAGAGGCCCGGTTGGCCGAAGAGGCGCGGTTCGCTGACGCCGTGCGACTGGCCGAAGAGGCCCGGCAGGCCGAGGCCGCGCGACTGGCCGAAGAGGCTCGGTTGGCCGAAGAGACCCGGCAGGCCGAAGCCGCACGGCAGGCCGAGGAGTCCTGGCGTCGAGCGGAGGAGTGGGCGCGCCTCGCGGAGACCGCTCGGGTCGCGGAGGCGCGGGCTCCTGTCGAAGTCTCGCAGTTGTCGGACGTGGCTCAGCTCGCCGAATTGGCCCAGCTGGCGGACGGGGAGTTTTTCTTCACCGCGGCCCCGGCCACTCCTGAAGTGCCCGAGTCCAGTCCGGGCCCGCAGCTCGAGGTGTCGCTCGCCGACATCGCTCCCTCGTCCGAGGGCTGGTTCAATGCCTTCCCGGATGCGGCCGTGCCTCCCCCCGAGGAGAACATCGCCGTGGACTTCGCGCTCCCGGTGGCCGCGGAACTGCCCGGACACGAAGACACGGAGGGGCTCCGCCTGGCGCGTGAGCAGGCCGATGCCGCGCGGATGCAGGACATGCAGGAGGCGCTGCGTCGGACGGGGAGCACTCCTCCCGAGGACTGGCTCATCGAGGAGCCCGTTCCCACCCCCGAGGAGCGGGTCGCGGCGTTCGTGCCCACCACCGCGGAAACCGTCACGGAGCCTGTTCCCCCATCGCCCACGCTCGCGGCACCCGTCCCGGAAGAATCCTGGGACATGCTCACCGCCACCGACTGGTCCGAGCCCCTCGTCTCTCCGCTTCCCCTGGCCGTTGCGCCCCGGCCCGTCGCTCCTCGTGGTGACGTCCCGCCAGGGATGCGGCCGCCCTCCGCTGGCGCGCGCCCGTTCACGGCTCCCGTTCCGCCGGGCATGCGTTCGCCCTCGGCTGGCGCCCCTTCGCCCGCTCCTCGTCCACCCGCTCCGGAATCGTCCGTTCCTCCGAACCTGTCCACGCGGGGTCTCCCTCCCACTGCTCCTCCTCCCGCTCCCCAGGGCAGCCAGGCCCCGCGCCCCATGCTCGAGGATCCTCAATGGGGCGGCATGAGGTTCGGCAAGTCTCAGCCGGGCGAGGCGCCGGGAGACATCAGCGCTTCGTTCGAGGCCGCGCTGCAGCAGGTCGACGGTCAACTGGAGTCGTTCGTTCAGGTCGAGGTGCCCGCGGTGGCCGTCGTCGCCGCCCCGCCTCCCGCCGAGCCGGTCTCCCAGCCCGTGGTCGCTTCGCCCGCCGCCGTGCCGCTGATCGATGAGGCCGACTCGCTCGCGGAATGGGTCGATCTGCCCTTCGAGAACGAGGCGGACACTGGAGCCCGTCCGGTGTCTCCGCCAGTGTCCGCGCCGCCAGCGCCCACGCCCGCGTCGCCAGTGCCTACGTCTGCTCCGTCAGTGCCCGCGCCCGCCGCCGCGGCGTCCGCACAGGGCAACGACGAGGAGCAGCAGCTCGCCCAGCTCATCGAGAAGCGCTACGCCGACGTGCAGTCCAAGCAGGATTACTTCTCCCTGTTGGGACTCGCCATCGGCCCGGACGTCAAGCGCGAGCAGGTGAAGTCGGCCTTCGTCGCGCTCGCCAAGCGCTTCCACCCGGATCGTCTGCCGCCCTCGCTCTCCGCGCTCGCGCCGCGCATGACCATCGTCTACGAGTCCATCCGCGAGGCCTATGACGTTCTCTACGACGACGCGAAGCGCGCGACCTATCTCCAGGAGCTGCGCTCCAAGGGGTCGTTCCAACCGCCGCCGCAACGCGCCTCCGGGGAAGATCCCAACGAGCTCTTCAAGGCGGGGGAGATCTTCTTCCGCAAGCGCGACTTCGTGGCGGCGGCGGACCATTTCGACCGCGCCTTCCAGGCCGAGCCCCGCGCGGTGTACCTGGCTGCCCGAGGCTGGGCCATCTACATGGACCCCCAGCGCAAGACCGAGGTCACCCGCGCCAAGCAGATGATGGCCGAGGCGCTGAAGATGGATCCGCGCTGCGACCGGGCCCACTACCAGCTCGGGGTGATCGCCCGGGTCGAGGGCGACATGGAGCGCGCCGAACGGCACTTCCGCGAGGCCATCCGTGCGAGTCCCAAGCATCTGGAGGCCAACCAGGAGCTGCGGCTCATCGAGATGCGCAAGAAGAATCCGCCTCCCCCCAAGAAGGGCGGCCTCTTCCGCTGA
- a CDS encoding tRNA (cytidine(34)-2'-O)-methyltransferase, which translates to MLQPLARPFHLVLVSPQIPPNTGNIARLCAVTGCRLILVEPLGFSIDDRHLKRAGLDYWDKVFLKLYPDYGAYLAEWPSARRWLFSARAATSLYAARLEEGDHLVFGSETQGLPPEVMTGGSGTAVTLPMLPERRSLNLSTAVGIAAYEALRQVGFGLPGGRADTPS; encoded by the coding sequence ATGCTCCAGCCCCTGGCGCGCCCCTTCCACCTCGTCCTCGTCTCCCCGCAGATTCCCCCCAACACCGGCAACATCGCCCGGCTGTGTGCCGTCACCGGCTGCCGCCTCATCCTCGTGGAGCCCCTGGGCTTCTCCATCGACGACCGGCACCTCAAGCGCGCCGGGCTCGACTACTGGGACAAGGTCTTCCTCAAGCTCTACCCGGACTACGGCGCCTATCTGGCCGAGTGGCCCTCGGCCAGGCGATGGCTCTTCTCCGCCCGCGCCGCTACATCCCTGTACGCCGCGCGCCTCGAGGAGGGAGATCACCTCGTCTTCGGCTCGGAGACGCAGGGCCTGCCCCCCGAGGTGATGACCGGGGGCTCGGGAACGGCCGTCACCCTGCCCATGCTGCCCGAGCGCCGCAGCCTGAACCTGTCCACCGCCGTGGGCATCGCCGCCTACGAGGCCCTGCGCCAGGTGGGCTTCGGCCTCCCGGGCGGGCGGGCGGACACGCCAAGTTGA
- a CDS encoding DUF192 domain-containing protein, protein MRLRVNNVTRDRLLADRAERATSFRDRFVGLMGRRSLALGEGMHIVPCNSIHTFFMRIPIDVAFLDPDGVIVKQFVALPPWRATSVYFQAKSVLELPAGTLQASGTREGDRLVFEPVP, encoded by the coding sequence ATGCGCCTGAGAGTGAACAATGTGACACGAGACCGCCTGTTGGCGGATCGCGCCGAGCGGGCCACGAGCTTCCGGGACCGCTTCGTGGGGCTGATGGGGCGGCGCTCGCTGGCGCTGGGCGAGGGGATGCACATTGTGCCGTGCAACTCCATCCATACCTTCTTCATGCGCATTCCCATCGACGTGGCCTTCCTCGACCCGGACGGGGTGATCGTCAAGCAGTTCGTGGCCCTGCCGCCCTGGCGGGCGACGTCTGTGTACTTCCAGGCGAAATCGGTGCTGGAGCTGCCCGCGGGGACGCTTCAGGCCAGTGGGACCCGGGAGGGGGACCGGCTGGTGTTCGAGCCCGTCCCGTGA
- a CDS encoding Stp1/IreP family PP2C-type Ser/Thr phosphatase: MRIEVAGHTHVGMKRNHNEDNYLILPEENLCCVADGMGGHSSGEIASKIAVDELAEFFRMTAKDQDATWPFKMDKARNYDENRLATGIKLANKSIYEKASHETKYKGMGTTIVSVHFTKDSAYVGHVGDSRVYFFRQGVLRQLTEDHSLLNDYLKAKKLTPEEIENFPHKNVIVRALGMKELVQVDVTKVEPQQDDIFLLCSDGLSGMVTDPEIQELLARTDELEKACSQLIDLANAAGGTDNVTCVLARFHAN; encoded by the coding sequence ATGCGCATTGAGGTCGCTGGCCACACCCACGTCGGGATGAAGCGCAACCACAACGAGGACAACTACCTCATCCTGCCGGAGGAGAACCTGTGCTGCGTCGCCGACGGCATGGGCGGACACTCCTCGGGGGAGATCGCCTCGAAGATCGCGGTGGACGAGCTGGCCGAGTTCTTCCGGATGACGGCGAAGGATCAGGACGCCACCTGGCCCTTCAAGATGGACAAGGCGCGCAACTACGACGAGAACCGGCTGGCCACGGGCATCAAGCTGGCCAACAAGAGCATCTACGAGAAGGCCAGCCACGAGACGAAGTACAAGGGCATGGGGACGACGATCGTCTCGGTGCACTTCACCAAGGACTCGGCCTACGTGGGGCACGTGGGCGACAGCCGGGTGTACTTCTTCCGGCAGGGCGTGCTCAGGCAGCTCACCGAGGACCACTCGCTGCTCAACGACTACCTCAAGGCCAAGAAGCTCACGCCCGAGGAGATCGAGAACTTCCCCCACAAGAACGTCATCGTCCGGGCGCTCGGCATGAAGGAGCTGGTGCAGGTGGACGTGACGAAGGTGGAGCCGCAGCAGGACGACATCTTCCTGCTGTGCTCGGACGGGCTGTCCGGCATGGTGACGGATCCGGAGATCCAGGAGCTGCTGGCGCGCACGGACGAGCTGGAGAAGGCGTGCTCGCAGCTCATCGACCTGGCGAACGCGGCGGGCGGCACGGACAACGTCACGTGCGTGCTCGCGCGCTTCCACGCCAACTGA